From the genome of Vicia villosa cultivar HV-30 ecotype Madison, WI linkage group LG2, Vvil1.0, whole genome shotgun sequence, one region includes:
- the LOC131647277 gene encoding uncharacterized protein LOC131647277 isoform X2: MADEKDAFYVVKKGNLVGIYKSLTDIQPLLSSSVCGESVSVYKGFCLPEETEEYLVSHGLKGATYSITAANVNAASFGKLVPCPYQDPYSSSGGVVMVNSSSKSLQGALQVDDSKGGGSFSFSTNVQKKHCTSGLQLQADLSTNTCISCTLHFDGASKGNPGLAGAGAILRADDGSKVYRLREGVGTATNNVAEYRALILGLKQALKKGFKHVCVKGDSLLVCNQIQGLWKVKNQNMSYLCNEAKELKNKFLSFKINHILREYNRDADTQANRAVNLKDGEVEEDYEIK; encoded by the exons ATGGCTGATGAAAAAGACGCTTTCTATGTTGTTAAAAAAGGGAATCTTGTTGGCATTTACAAGTCTTTAACTGATATCCAACCTTTACTTTCATCTTCT GTTTGTGGTGAGAGTGTAAGTGTTTATAAAGGGTTTTGTTTACCTGAAGAAACTGAGGAGTATCTTGTCTCACATGGTCTTAAAGGAGCCACTTACTCTATCACTGCTGCTAATGTTAATGCAGCTAGTTTTGGAAAACTTGTTCCTTGTCCTTATCAG GATCCATATTCTTCTTCTGGAGGAGTTGTTATGGTGAATTCCTCGTCAAAGAGCTTGCAAGGTGCATTACAAGTTGATGATAGT AAGGGAGGTGgatcattttcattttcaacaaatGTGCAAAAGAAGCATTGTACAAGTGGATTACAACTACAAGCAGATCTGTCTACTAATACTTGC ATTTCTTGTACACTTCACTTTGATGGCGCATCTAAAGGGAACCCTGGACTTGCCGGTGCGGGAGCAATTTTGAGGGCAGATGATGGAAGCAAG GTCTATCGATTGCGTGAAGGAGTTGGTACGGCTACTAATAATGTTGCCGAATACAGAGCCTTGATTTTAGGATTAAAACAAGCTCTCAAGAAAGGATTTAAGCATGTATGTGTTAAAGGAGACTCCCTACTTGTTTGTAATCAG attcAAGGTTTATGGAAAGTAAAAAACCAGAATATGAGTTATTTATGCAATGAGGCCAAAGAGCTGAAGAATAAGTTTCTGTCATTCAAGATAAATCATATTCTAAGG GAATATAACCGTGATGCTGATACTCAAGCAAACCGCGCTGTTAATCTCAAAG ATGGTGAAGTTGAAGAAGACTATGAGATAAAATGA
- the LOC131647277 gene encoding uncharacterized protein LOC131647277 isoform X1, translated as MADEKDAFYVVKKGNLVGIYKSLTDIQPLLSSSVCGESVSVYKGFCLPEETEEYLVSHGLKGATYSITAANVNAASFGKLVPCPYQDPYSSSGGVVMVNSSSKSLQGALQVDDSNPNFNGGRTIMTNSSSPNCAMQLDTNKGGGSFSFSTNVQKKHCTSGLQLQADLSTNTCISCTLHFDGASKGNPGLAGAGAILRADDGSKVYRLREGVGTATNNVAEYRALILGLKQALKKGFKHVCVKGDSLLVCNQIQGLWKVKNQNMSYLCNEAKELKNKFLSFKINHILREYNRDADTQANRAVNLKDGEVEEDYEIK; from the exons ATGGCTGATGAAAAAGACGCTTTCTATGTTGTTAAAAAAGGGAATCTTGTTGGCATTTACAAGTCTTTAACTGATATCCAACCTTTACTTTCATCTTCT GTTTGTGGTGAGAGTGTAAGTGTTTATAAAGGGTTTTGTTTACCTGAAGAAACTGAGGAGTATCTTGTCTCACATGGTCTTAAAGGAGCCACTTACTCTATCACTGCTGCTAATGTTAATGCAGCTAGTTTTGGAAAACTTGTTCCTTGTCCTTATCAG GATCCATATTCTTCTTCTGGAGGAGTTGTTATGGTGAATTCCTCGTCAAAGAGCTTGCAAGGTGCATTACAAGTTGATGATAGT AATCCTAATTTTAACGGAGGAAGAACAATTATGACGAATTCCTCGTCACCAAATTGTGCCATGCAACTTGATACTAAT AAGGGAGGTGgatcattttcattttcaacaaatGTGCAAAAGAAGCATTGTACAAGTGGATTACAACTACAAGCAGATCTGTCTACTAATACTTGC ATTTCTTGTACACTTCACTTTGATGGCGCATCTAAAGGGAACCCTGGACTTGCCGGTGCGGGAGCAATTTTGAGGGCAGATGATGGAAGCAAG GTCTATCGATTGCGTGAAGGAGTTGGTACGGCTACTAATAATGTTGCCGAATACAGAGCCTTGATTTTAGGATTAAAACAAGCTCTCAAGAAAGGATTTAAGCATGTATGTGTTAAAGGAGACTCCCTACTTGTTTGTAATCAG attcAAGGTTTATGGAAAGTAAAAAACCAGAATATGAGTTATTTATGCAATGAGGCCAAAGAGCTGAAGAATAAGTTTCTGTCATTCAAGATAAATCATATTCTAAGG GAATATAACCGTGATGCTGATACTCAAGCAAACCGCGCTGTTAATCTCAAAG ATGGTGAAGTTGAAGAAGACTATGAGATAAAATGA